From Catharus ustulatus isolate bCatUst1 chromosome 17, bCatUst1.pri.v2, whole genome shotgun sequence, the proteins below share one genomic window:
- the COMMD7 gene encoding COMM domain-containing protein 7 — protein sequence MGLLNFTREPVPEAVSADMHNLNQLSAQQFSALTEVLFRFLTEPKEVERFLTQLSDFATMNKISLGPLKNIVKSILLVPNGALKRNLSSEQVRADFIALGLSEEKASYFAEQWKVNSPTLTRLAVGQTLMINQLIDMEWKFGVTAGSSELEKVGSIFLQLKLVIKKGSQLENVYVELTLPQFYSFLHEMERVKTSLESFS from the exons atggggCTGCTCAACTTCACCCGCGAGCCGGTGCCGGAGGCGGTGAGCGCCGACATGCACAACCTCAACCAGCTCAGCGCCCAG CAATTCTCAGCGCTGACTGAAGTGCTTTTCCGCTTTCTGACAGAGCCCAAGGAG GTAGAAAGATTTCTGACTCAGCTCTCAGACTTTGCAACCATGAATAAAATCAGCTTGGGCCCCCTGAAAAACATTGTAAAAAGTATTCTTCTGGTTCCCAACG GTGCCTTGAAGAGGAATTTATCTTCTGAACAAGTCAGAGCAGATTTTATTGCGCTAG GCCTCAGTGAAGAGAAAGCCAGTTATTTTGCAGAACAG TGGAAGGTGAATTCCCCCACTCTAACACGCCTGGCTGTGGGTCAGACACTGATGATTAACCAGCTGATAGATATGGAGTGGAAGTTTGGAG TGactgctgggagcagtgagCTGGAAAAAGTGGGAAGTATCTTCTTACAG CTGAAGCTGGTGATTAAAAAAGGGAGCCAATTGGAAAACGTGTATGTTG agTTAACTTTGCCCCAGTTCTACAGTTTTCTGCATGAAATGGAACGGGTCAAAACCAGCCTGGAAAGCTTCAGCTGA